In one window of Brassica rapa cultivar Chiifu-401-42 chromosome A07, CAAS_Brap_v3.01, whole genome shotgun sequence DNA:
- the LOC103832368 gene encoding RNA pseudouridine synthase 3, mitochondrial isoform X1, with amino-acid sequence MWKTKTITSFNSFLQSYLASPTRRFSRVAPPQPAVIRVTNNIAHLGPPKTGPLPRQLMYLPPFPGHPLPGKNAVNGADGDVGHVTAISWVKYYFEEVNDKTIQSHFTKGLVVMEKEDGVRAMRKVKHNEVMQVGDKLWLPVSIAETRISKRYDTIPSGTLYPNADEIAYLQRLVRFKDSAIIVLNKPPKLPVKGNVPIHNSMDALAAAALSYGNDEGPRLVHRLDRETSGLLVMGRTKESIDHLHSVFSDFKGRNSRCKAWNKACEAMYQRYWALVIGSPKDKEGIVSAPLSKVLLDDGKTDRVVLAQGSGFKTSQEAITKYRVLGPMINGCSWLELRPITSRKHQLRVHCAEALGTPIVGDYKYGWFIHKRWKQMPQVDIEPTTGKQYKLRRPEGLDIQKGSVLSKVPLLHLHCREMVLPNIAKFLHVLSQREADPLHPGISSKPDLLRFVASMPSHMKISWNIMSSYLV; translated from the exons ATGTGGAAGACCAAGACGATAACTAGCTTCAACAGCTTCCTTCAGTCCTACCTGGCATCACCGACGCGGCGATTCTCAAGAGTTGCTCCACCGCAACCGGCGGTTATCCGCGTGACAAACAACATAGCACACCTGGGACCTCCAAAGACAGGACCTTTGCCACGTCAGCTCATGTATTTGCCTCCTTTCCCCGGCCATCCGTTACCGGGCAAAAACGCCGTTAACGGAGCTGACGGAGACGTCGGCCACGTCACTGCCATTAGCTGGGTCAAATACTACTTCGAAGAAGTCAATGATAAGACTATCCAATCCCATTTCACAAAGGGCCTT GTTGTGATGGAGAAAGAAGATGGAGTTAGAGCCATGAGAAAG GTTAAGCATAACGAGGTGATGCAAGTAGGAGATAAGCTCTGGTTGCCTGTTTCAATCGCTGAAACGAGAATTTCTAAGAGGTATGACACTATACCGAGTGGTACCTTGTATCCCAACGCAGACGAAATTGCTTATCTTCAGAGGCTTGTCCGCTTCAAG GACTCTGCTATTATAGTTCTTAATAAGCCACCTAAGCTTCCGGTCAAG GGGAATGTGCCTATACATAACAGCATGGATGCGCTTGCAGCTGCAGCTTTGTCTTATGGTAACGATGAAGGTCCTAGATTG GTGCATCGTCTTGATAGGGAAACTAGTGGCCTCTTAGTAATGGGTCGAACCAAAGAAAGTATAGATCATCTTCACTCCGTGTTCAGTGATTTCAAAGGGAGAAACTCAAGGTGTAAG GCTTGGAACAAAGCATGTGAAGCAATGTATCAGCGATACTGGGCACTGGTGATTGGTTCTCCAAAAGACAAGGAAGGAATAGTCTCAGCGCCTCTTTCAAAG GTGCTACTGGATGATGGGAAAACAGACAGGGTGGTTTTAGCTCAAGGTTCAGGCTTTAAGACTTCACAAGAAGCAATAACAAAGTATAGAGTGTTGGGACCAATGATCAACGGGTGTTCATGGTTAGAACTTCGTCCTATCACTAGCAGAAAGCATCAG CTACGCGTACACTGTGCTGAAGCTCTCGGCACTCCAATAGTAGGCGATTATAAGTACGGTTGGTTCATCCACAAGAGATGGAAACAGATGCCTCAGGTCGATATAGAGCCAACCACTGGGAAACAGTATAAACTGCGCAGGCCAGAAGGTCTTGATATCCAAAAGGGAAGCGTCTTGTCTAAAGTTCCTTTGCTGCATCTGCATTGCCGGGAGATGGTGCTTCCGAACATCGCCAAGTTTCTCCATGTCTTGAGCCAACGGGAAGCAGATCCGCTTCACCCAGGGATCAGCAGCAAACCTGATCTCTTGCGGTTTGTAGCTTCGATGCCTAGTCATATGAAGATCAGTTGGAACATCATGTCTTCATATTTGGTGTAG
- the LOC103832368 gene encoding RNA pseudouridine synthase 3, mitochondrial isoform X2, translating to MEKEDGVRAMRKVKHNEVMQVGDKLWLPVSIAETRISKRYDTIPSGTLYPNADEIAYLQRLVRFKDSAIIVLNKPPKLPVKGNVPIHNSMDALAAAALSYGNDEGPRLVHRLDRETSGLLVMGRTKESIDHLHSVFSDFKGRNSRCKAWNKACEAMYQRYWALVIGSPKDKEGIVSAPLSKVLLDDGKTDRVVLAQGSGFKTSQEAITKYRVLGPMINGCSWLELRPITSRKHQLRVHCAEALGTPIVGDYKYGWFIHKRWKQMPQVDIEPTTGKQYKLRRPEGLDIQKGSVLSKVPLLHLHCREMVLPNIAKFLHVLSQREADPLHPGISSKPDLLRFVASMPSHMKISWNIMSSYLV from the exons ATGGAGAAAGAAGATGGAGTTAGAGCCATGAGAAAG GTTAAGCATAACGAGGTGATGCAAGTAGGAGATAAGCTCTGGTTGCCTGTTTCAATCGCTGAAACGAGAATTTCTAAGAGGTATGACACTATACCGAGTGGTACCTTGTATCCCAACGCAGACGAAATTGCTTATCTTCAGAGGCTTGTCCGCTTCAAG GACTCTGCTATTATAGTTCTTAATAAGCCACCTAAGCTTCCGGTCAAG GGGAATGTGCCTATACATAACAGCATGGATGCGCTTGCAGCTGCAGCTTTGTCTTATGGTAACGATGAAGGTCCTAGATTG GTGCATCGTCTTGATAGGGAAACTAGTGGCCTCTTAGTAATGGGTCGAACCAAAGAAAGTATAGATCATCTTCACTCCGTGTTCAGTGATTTCAAAGGGAGAAACTCAAGGTGTAAG GCTTGGAACAAAGCATGTGAAGCAATGTATCAGCGATACTGGGCACTGGTGATTGGTTCTCCAAAAGACAAGGAAGGAATAGTCTCAGCGCCTCTTTCAAAG GTGCTACTGGATGATGGGAAAACAGACAGGGTGGTTTTAGCTCAAGGTTCAGGCTTTAAGACTTCACAAGAAGCAATAACAAAGTATAGAGTGTTGGGACCAATGATCAACGGGTGTTCATGGTTAGAACTTCGTCCTATCACTAGCAGAAAGCATCAG CTACGCGTACACTGTGCTGAAGCTCTCGGCACTCCAATAGTAGGCGATTATAAGTACGGTTGGTTCATCCACAAGAGATGGAAACAGATGCCTCAGGTCGATATAGAGCCAACCACTGGGAAACAGTATAAACTGCGCAGGCCAGAAGGTCTTGATATCCAAAAGGGAAGCGTCTTGTCTAAAGTTCCTTTGCTGCATCTGCATTGCCGGGAGATGGTGCTTCCGAACATCGCCAAGTTTCTCCATGTCTTGAGCCAACGGGAAGCAGATCCGCTTCACCCAGGGATCAGCAGCAAACCTGATCTCTTGCGGTTTGTAGCTTCGATGCCTAGTCATATGAAGATCAGTTGGAACATCATGTCTTCATATTTGGTGTAG